The Pseudomonas fluorescens genome segment GGTGAACCTGTTTTTCAACAAACAGATGCGCTATGTCGAGGACATCGACCTGTGGGGCCAGGTCGATTATTGGGAGACGCCCATCGAAGCCTTGTGGAAAGGCGCCGGTGACTGCGAAGACTACGCGATCGCCAAGTATTTCAGCCTGCGCCACCTCGGCGTGGCCAGTGACAAGTTGCGCATCACCTACGTCAAGGCCTTGCGCCAGAACCGCGCGCATATGGTGTTGACCTACTATTCCAGTCCCGACGCCATGCCACTGGTGCTCGACAGTCTGATCGACCCGATCAAACCGGCTTCCGAGCGAACCGATTTGCTGCCGGTCTACTCTTTCAATGCCGAAGGTCTGTACCTGCCGGGGGCCAAGGGCAACAAAAAGGTCGGCGACACCAAACGCCTGTCACGCTGGCAGGATGTGTTGAAAAAAATGCAGGCCGAAGGATTCCCGGTCGAGACGACTAACTAGGAGCACGCGCTCAGATGTCCTTGTTCAAACAGCTGTTGATCGCTATCTGTCTGTTCCTCGTGGTTGCCTTCACCGGCAGCTTCATGGTCAGCCTGGAGAGCTCGCGCACCCAGTACGTCAACCAGTTGCGCTCCCACGCCCAGGACGCCGCCACAGCGCTGGCGCTGTCGCTGACACCGAATATCGACGACCCGGCGATGGTCGAGCTGCTGGTCAGTTCGATCTTTGACAGCGGTTATTATTCGAGCATCCGTGTGGTCGACCTGAAGACCGATCAGACCATTG includes the following:
- the lapG gene encoding cysteine protease LapG, with amino-acid sequence MAVRFAIPRIARWLACALLLAGVMLGGLHADWDFSAISRKATALYGPLGAGQQRIDAWQNLLATQKQVSEMEKLKVVNLFFNKQMRYVEDIDLWGQVDYWETPIEALWKGAGDCEDYAIAKYFSLRHLGVASDKLRITYVKALRQNRAHMVLTYYSSPDAMPLVLDSLIDPIKPASERTDLLPVYSFNAEGLYLPGAKGNKKVGDTKRLSRWQDVLKKMQAEGFPVETTN